In the genome of Cryptomeria japonica chromosome 8, Sugi_1.0, whole genome shotgun sequence, one region contains:
- the LOC131048339 gene encoding uncharacterized protein LOC131048339 has protein sequence MILSSFGQKINFRKATTWSPPKPGWLKLNFDGASRGNPSPSGIGYIIKDRSGSIIGKMAKPIPPDTNNTIEFKALQLGLTDCIKHGLKNITVEGDSEIAINAIKRKKNPNWRLQGILDNIIANLARIEHYEAKHIYREANSVADALSKIAV, from the coding sequence ATGATCCTTTCATCTTTTGGGCAAAAAATCAACTTCAGGAAGGCTACTACCTGGTCCCCTCCAAAGCCTGGCTGgctaaaactaaattttgatggtgcttctagaggCAACCCAAGCCCTTCTGGCATAGGATACATAATCAAAGATCGCTCAGGATCAATTATAGGGAAAATGGCAAAGCCGATTCCACCTGACACTAATAATACAATAGAATTCAAAGCATTACAGCTTGGATTGACGGATTGCATAAAGCATGGTTTAAAAAACATTACAGTGGAGGGTGATTCAGAgatagcaataaatgcaatcaagaggAAAAAAAACCCAAATTGGAGATTGCAAGGAATTTTAGACAACATAATAGCAAACTTGGCTAGAATTGAGCATTATGAAGCTAAGCATATTTACAGAGAAGCAAATTCAGTGGCAGATGCCCTTTCAAAAATTGCAGTGTAG
- the LOC131048441 gene encoding pentatricopeptide repeat-containing protein DOT4, chloroplastic isoform X2, which translates to MKEDGIEPDVTTWNTMITSYAQSGQCHKALGFFCQMQQQADILPNVISWTAMIAGYSQNGLHDKALEFFYEMQQVGVRSDSVTISNVLSACAHVASLQKGKEIHGYIVRNSNEFHSSVCSALIAMYSACGNIAGARWVFDRTPETDKHLVLWNAMIAGYSQNGDNSQALELFRDMQIRCGRLDSVTIASVLPACAGLATLKQGKEIHAYAIRNGFVCVVLVQNALIDMYAKCGNIRYARLVFDNMSERDVVSWTVMIAGYGMHGLGEDSVSIFRQMQQAGMKPNLVTFTCLMSACSHTGLLDEGLEYFSSMTRDLQIKPSMEIYACTVDLLGRAGRLDEAQKIIESMPFQPNACLWGALLGACRMHSNIQVGEYAAKQLYKLEPENAANYVLMSNIYAAAGRWYDVAKVRKMMEEAGLKKPPGCSWIEVKNKLHTFVQGEESHPQMDEIDATLDRVAG; encoded by the coding sequence ATGAAAGAAGATGGTATTGAACCAGATGTAACCACTTGGAATACTATGATCACCAGCTATGCACAGAGTGGACAGTGCCACAAGGCATTGGGTTTCTTTTGTCAAATGCAACAACAGGCTGACATATTACCCAATGTGATTTCATGGACTGCCATGATTGCTGGATATTCTCAGAATGGACTCCATGATAAGGCCTTGGAATTTTTTTATGAGATGCAACAGGTAGGGGTGAGATCTGACTCGGTCACAATCTCTAATGTGCTCTCTGCCTGTGCACATGTTGCGTCTTTGCAAAAGGGGAAGGAAATCCATGGCTATATTGTCAGAAATAGTAATGAGTTTCATTCGTCTGTTTGCAGTGCCCTTATAGCAATGTATAGTGCTTGTGGGAACATAGCAGGTGCTCGATGGGTGTTTGACAGAACTCCTGAAACAGATAAACATTTGGTCTTGTGGAATGCGATGATTGCAGGCTATTCCCAAAATGGAGACAACAGCCAAGCATTGGAACTCTTCCGAGATATGCAAATACGGTGTGGTAGACTGGATTCAGTCACCATAGCAAGCGTTCTGCCTGCTTGTGCTGGATTGGCAACCTTGAAACAGGGCAAGGAAATTCATGCTTATGCAATTAGAAATGGTTTCGTCTGTGTTGTTCTTGTGCAGAATGCTCTAATAGACATGTATGCTAAATGCGGGAATATAAGGTATGCACGTCTGGTTTTTGACAATATGTCTGAAAGAGATGTGGTGTCTTGGACTGTAATGATTGCAGGCTATGGCATGCATGGGCTCGGTGAAGATTCTGTTTCTATTTTCCGCCAAATGCAACAAGCAGGCATGAAGCCAAACCTTGTTACCTTTACTTGCCTCATGTCTGCCTGCAGTCATACAGGCCTTTTGGATGAAGGTTTGGAATACTTCAGTTCCATGACTAGAGATCTTCAAATCAAACCTAGCATGGAGATATACGCCTGCACAGTTGATCTCCTTGGTCGTGCCGGACGGTTGGACGAGGCCCAGAAGATCATTGAAAGCATGCCATTTCAACCGAATGCTTGTTTGTGGGGGGCGTTGCTTGGTGCATGCAGAATGCATTCCAATATTCAAGTAGGAGAATATGCTGCAAAACAGCTTTATAAATTAGAGCCTGAAAATGCTGCCAATTATGTGCTGATGTCAAATATCTATGCAGCAGCTGGCAGATGGTACGATGTAGCAAAGGTGAGAAAAATGATGGAGGAGGCTGGATTGAAAAAACCTCCAGGATGCAGTTGGATTGAGGTTAAGAACAAGCTGCACACGTTTGTTCAGGGAGAAGAATCACATCCACAGATGGACGAGATAGATGCAACGTTAGACAGAGTAGCTGGGTAG
- the LOC131048441 gene encoding pentatricopeptide repeat-containing protein DOT4, chloroplastic isoform X1, with translation MLSQILKRMGQFSYQYQCAKATFTTVSTKFQCNDEIVDHQNIKFIAEVKLYHARVILNGMDNSILQTKLVNLYCSHGCLDTALQLFDKMSQRNVFAWTEIISGYVRHGYYEDTLDIYYQMLMQEESVQADHYVYPKVVKACAQLMALQQGREIHASIIKTGYESNVYVANALMDMYSKLARMEEAHQLFDKIVFRNRISWNTLIAGYAQRGYTDDASNCFRQMKEDGIEPDVTTWNTMITSYAQSGQCHKALGFFCQMQQQADILPNVISWTAMIAGYSQNGLHDKALEFFYEMQQVGVRSDSVTISNVLSACAHVASLQKGKEIHGYIVRNSNEFHSSVCSALIAMYSACGNIAGARWVFDRTPETDKHLVLWNAMIAGYSQNGDNSQALELFRDMQIRCGRLDSVTIASVLPACAGLATLKQGKEIHAYAIRNGFVCVVLVQNALIDMYAKCGNIRYARLVFDNMSERDVVSWTVMIAGYGMHGLGEDSVSIFRQMQQAGMKPNLVTFTCLMSACSHTGLLDEGLEYFSSMTRDLQIKPSMEIYACTVDLLGRAGRLDEAQKIIESMPFQPNACLWGALLGACRMHSNIQVGEYAAKQLYKLEPENAANYVLMSNIYAAAGRWYDVAKVRKMMEEAGLKKPPGCSWIEVKNKLHTFVQGEESHPQMDEIDATLDRVAG, from the coding sequence ATGCTATCACAAATCCTTAAAAGGATGGGCCAATTCTCATATCAATATCAATGTGCCAAGGCTACCTTCACTACTGTAAGTACAAAATTCCAATGCAACGATGAAATAGTTGATCACCAAAACATAAAATTTATCGCGGAAGTCAAATTATATCATGCCCGCGTGATTTTGAATGGAATGGACAATAGTATATTACAAACCAAATTGGTAAACTTGTATTGTAGCCATGGATGTTTAGATACTGCACTCCAGCTGTTTGACAAAATGTCGCAGAGAAATGTGTTTGCCTGGACTGAGATTATTTCGGGGTATGTGAGGCACGGCTATTATGAAGACACGCTTGATATCTATTATCAAATGCTAATGCAAGAGGAGAGTGTGCAGGCTGACCATTATGTTTATCCCAAGGTTGTAAAGGCCTGTGCTCAGCTGATGGCTCTGCAACAAGGCAGGGAGATCCACGCTTCCATAATTAAAACTGGGTACGAGTCCAATGTTTACGTTGCAAACGCACTCATGGACATGTATTCAAAACTTGCTAGAATGGAGGAAGCACatcaattgtttgacaaaattgtTTTCAGGAATAGAATTTCATGGAACACTTTGATTGCAGGGTATGCTCAGAGAGGGTACACTGATGATGCATCTAATTGTTTTAGGCAAATGAAAGAAGATGGTATTGAACCAGATGTAACCACTTGGAATACTATGATCACCAGCTATGCACAGAGTGGACAGTGCCACAAGGCATTGGGTTTCTTTTGTCAAATGCAACAACAGGCTGACATATTACCCAATGTGATTTCATGGACTGCCATGATTGCTGGATATTCTCAGAATGGACTCCATGATAAGGCCTTGGAATTTTTTTATGAGATGCAACAGGTAGGGGTGAGATCTGACTCGGTCACAATCTCTAATGTGCTCTCTGCCTGTGCACATGTTGCGTCTTTGCAAAAGGGGAAGGAAATCCATGGCTATATTGTCAGAAATAGTAATGAGTTTCATTCGTCTGTTTGCAGTGCCCTTATAGCAATGTATAGTGCTTGTGGGAACATAGCAGGTGCTCGATGGGTGTTTGACAGAACTCCTGAAACAGATAAACATTTGGTCTTGTGGAATGCGATGATTGCAGGCTATTCCCAAAATGGAGACAACAGCCAAGCATTGGAACTCTTCCGAGATATGCAAATACGGTGTGGTAGACTGGATTCAGTCACCATAGCAAGCGTTCTGCCTGCTTGTGCTGGATTGGCAACCTTGAAACAGGGCAAGGAAATTCATGCTTATGCAATTAGAAATGGTTTCGTCTGTGTTGTTCTTGTGCAGAATGCTCTAATAGACATGTATGCTAAATGCGGGAATATAAGGTATGCACGTCTGGTTTTTGACAATATGTCTGAAAGAGATGTGGTGTCTTGGACTGTAATGATTGCAGGCTATGGCATGCATGGGCTCGGTGAAGATTCTGTTTCTATTTTCCGCCAAATGCAACAAGCAGGCATGAAGCCAAACCTTGTTACCTTTACTTGCCTCATGTCTGCCTGCAGTCATACAGGCCTTTTGGATGAAGGTTTGGAATACTTCAGTTCCATGACTAGAGATCTTCAAATCAAACCTAGCATGGAGATATACGCCTGCACAGTTGATCTCCTTGGTCGTGCCGGACGGTTGGACGAGGCCCAGAAGATCATTGAAAGCATGCCATTTCAACCGAATGCTTGTTTGTGGGGGGCGTTGCTTGGTGCATGCAGAATGCATTCCAATATTCAAGTAGGAGAATATGCTGCAAAACAGCTTTATAAATTAGAGCCTGAAAATGCTGCCAATTATGTGCTGATGTCAAATATCTATGCAGCAGCTGGCAGATGGTACGATGTAGCAAAGGTGAGAAAAATGATGGAGGAGGCTGGATTGAAAAAACCTCCAGGATGCAGTTGGATTGAGGTTAAGAACAAGCTGCACACGTTTGTTCAGGGAGAAGAATCACATCCACAGATGGACGAGATAGATGCAACGTTAGACAGAGTAGCTGGGTAG